The sequence AGGACTACTTCCGGGCCAAGGCGCTGCTGTTCGACGGCCGCGCGGCGGTGGAGGTGGTCGACGTCGACGACCCGTACGGCCGCCGCCTCGTGGCGCGCCCCGGCCGTCCGCGGCCGGTGACGGTCGCCAGCGGCGAGGACGCGCGGGCCGACTGGACCGCCTCCGGCGTCGCGACGGCGCCCGGCGGCGGCTCGACGTTCACGCTGCACGGTCCGGGCGGGCGCAGCTGGCCGGTCCGCCTGCGGCTGCCCGGCCGGTTCAACGTGGCCAACGCGGTCCTCGCCGTGGCGCTCCTGGACGGCATCGGCATCGCCGTGGAGGACGCGCTGGCGGGTCTGGCCGACACGGTCGTCCCCGGGCGCATGGAGCCGGTCGACGCCGGCCAGCCGTTCGTCGCGGTGGTCGACTACGCGCACACACCCGACGCCGTCCGCACCGCCCTGACGGCGCTGCGCGGGGCCACCGCGGGACGGCTGATCACCGTCCTGGGCTGCGGTGGCGACCGGGACCCCGGCAAGCGCCCCGAGATGGGCCGGGCGGCCGCGGAGGGCAGCGACGTCCTGGTGGTCACCGACGACAACCCGCGCTCGGAGGAGCCCGCCGCGATCCGCGCCGCGATGCTCGCCGGGGCCGCGGAGGTCCCCGCCGACCGGCGCGCCGAGGTGCTGGAGGTCGGCGACCGCCGGGCCGCCCTCGCCGCGGCCGTGCGGCTGGCCCGTGCGGGCGACACGCTGCTGGTGGCCGGCAAGGGCCACGAGACCGGGCAGGAGATCGCCGGCACCGTGCACCCCTTCGACGACCGCACGGCGCTGCGCGAGGTCCTGAGCGGAGGAACGTCGTGATCGAGCTGTCCCTGGCGGAGGTGGCGGAGCTGACCGGCGGACGCCTGGAGGGCGCCGCGGACGCGACCGTCACCGGGACGGTCACCCTCGACTCGCGCGCGGTCGCCGCCGGCGACCTGTTCGTCGCGGTGGCGGGGGAGCGGGCCGACGGCCACGACTTCCTGGGCGCGGCGGCCGCCGCCGGTGCCGTGGCCGCGTTGGCCGCCCGGCCGGACGGGGCGCTGCCGTGCGTCGTGGTCGACGACCCGGTGGCCGCGCTGGGCCGGCTGGCGGCCGGCGTCCACGAGCGCCTCGCCGCCGCCGGCGTGCGCACGCTGGGCATCACCGGCTCGTCGGGCAAGACCTCGACCAAGGACCTGCTGGGCCAGGTGCTCGCCGGCGCCGGCCCCACGGTCAGCCCGCCGGGGTCGTACAACAACGACATCGGCCTGCCCCTCACGGTGCTCTCGGCCGACCGCGAGACCCGCTTCCTCGTGCTCGAGATGGGGGCGCGGGGCCCCGGGCACATCGCCCGCCTGTGCCGGGTGGCCGGGCCGCAGGTCGGCGTCGTGCTCAACGTCGGCTCGGCCCACCTCGGGGAGTTCGGCAGCGCCGAGGTCATCGCCCAGGCGAAGGGGGAGCTCGTCGAGGCGCTGCCCGCCGACGGCACCGCGGTGCTCAACGCCGACGACCCCCGCGTCCTCGGCATGGCCCCCCGCACGCAGGCCCGCGTGCTGACCACCGGCCGGTCCGCCGACGCCGCCGTCCGCGCGCTCGACGTCGCGCTGGACGACTCGGCCCGCGCCCGGTTCACGCTGGTGGCCGCCGGGGAGCGCCACCCGGTCGCGCTGCGCGTGGTGGGGGAGCACCAGGTCGCCAACGCGCTGTCGGCGGCCGGTGCGGCGCTGGCTGTCGGCATGGCTCCCGCCGACGTCGCCACCGCGCTGTCGGCGGCGGGGCCCCGCAGCCGCTGGCGCATGGAGGTCGATCGGCGCGCCGACGGCGTCACCGTCGTCAACGACGCCTACAACGCGAACCCGGAGTCGATGCGCGCCGCCCTGGCGGCGATGGCCGGGCTGCCGGGGAAGCGGCGGATCGCCGTCCTGGGCGGCATGGCCGAGCTCGGCCCGGACGCCGCCGCCGAGCACGAGCGGCTGGGCCGCGACGCGGCTGCGGCGGGGGTCGACCTGGTCGTCGCGGTGGGCGCCGATGCGGTAGGCATAGCGGAGGGCGCGGCCGCCGGAGGGCGGCGCGCGAGAGAGGAGTCGGTGCACGTGCCGGACCGGGGCGCTGCCCTAGCGTGGCTGACGGAGGTGCTGCGCCCGGGGGACGTCGTCCTCGTGAAGGCCAGCCGCTCCTACGGGCTGGAGCTCCTCGCCGCCGACCTGCTGGGCGGTGCGGGGCGATGAGGAGCGTCCTCATCGCGGCGGCCGTCGGCCTGATCGTCTCGATCCTGATGACGCCGCTGGCCATCCGGGCCTTCCGGCGGCAGGGGCTCGGGCAGGAGATCCGCGACGACGGTCCCGAGAGCCACCTGTCGAAGAAGGGCACGCCCACGATGGGCGGGACCGTCATCGTGGGCGCCACCGTGCTCGGCTACCTCGTCGCCCACCTGGCGTTCGTCGGGGAGTCCGGCTGGGGGTTCAGCGCCACCGGCCTGCTGCTGCTGTTCCTCATGGTCGGCATGGGCACCGTCGGCTTCCTCGACGACTACCTGAAGATCCGCCACCGGCGCAGCCTCGGGCTGAACAAGACGGCGAAGCTCGTGGGTCAGCTCGTCGTCGGCGTCACCTTCGCGGTCCTGGCGATCAACTTCCCGAACGGCGACGACGTCACCCCGGCGTCCACCGTCGTGTCCTACGTCCGGGACATCGCGCCGCTGGCCCTCGGGCCGATCGCGTTCGTGATCCTGGCCTACCTGTTCATCGCCGGCTTCTCCAACGCCGTCAACCTCACCGACGGCCTGGACGGCCTCGCCGCCGGCTCCTCGGCGATGGTGTTCGCGTCCTACATCTTCATCTCCTTCTGGCAGTTCACCCACGACTGCGCCAACGAGCTCATCGAGGGTTGCTACACGGTGCGCGACCCGCTGGACGTCACGCTGGTGGCCGCCGCCGGCATGGGCGCCTGCCTGGGCTTCCTGTGGTGGAACACCAGCCCGGCGCGCATCTTCATGGGCGACACCGGCTCCCTGGCCCTCGGTGGGCTGCTCTCCGGCCTGGCGATCGTCACCCGCACCGAGCTGCTGCTCGTCATCCTCGGCGGCCTGTTCGTCGCGGTCACGCTGTCGGTGATCATCCAGGTGGCCTTCTTCCGGGCCACCCGGCGGCGGGTCTTCCGCATGGCACCCCTGCACCACCACTTCGAGCTCGCCGGCTGGACCGAGAACACCGTGATCGTGCGGTTCTGGTTGGTCACCGGCATGGCGGTCGCGTTCGGTCTCGGCCTGTTCTACGCCGACTGGCTGAGCTTCGTGGGCCTGTGAGCGTCGAGGGCTTCCCGGTCGCCGGCCGCACGGTCCTGGTGGCCGGCCTCGGGGTCTCGGGGGTGGCGGCCGCCCGGGTGCTGCTGGACGCCGGGGCGCGTGTGCTGCTCACCGACGCCGCCCGCCGCCCGGCCGTCGACGAGCTGACCGGACGGGGCGCCGGGTGGCTGGGCGCGAGGGAGGTCCTGCCCGAGGACGTCGACCTGGTCGTCACCTCACCGGGCTGGCGGCCCGACGCGCCGCTGCTCGTCGATGCCGCCGCCCGCGGCGTCGAGGTGGTCGGCGAGCCGGAGCTGGCCTGGCGGCTGCGCGTCGCCGGCCCCCACGGCACGCGCGCCCCGTGGCTGGCGGTCACCGGCACCAACGGCAAGACGACGACGGTCACCATGCTCGAGGCGATCCTCACCGCCGCCGGGCACCGGGCCGTGGCCGCCGGGAACGTGGGCCGGCCCTTGGTCGAGGTGGTCACCGCCCGGGGTGCCGACGGGCTCCCGGCGCACGACGCGATCGCGGTGGAGCTCTCCAGCTTCCAGCTGCACTGGTCCTCGTCGCTGGCCCCGGCCGCGGCCGTGGTCCTCAACGTGGCCGACGACCACACCGACTGGCACGGCTCCTTCGCCGCCTACCGTGACGCCAAGGCGCGCATCCTCGAGCGCGCACCGGTCGCCGTCGCCGATGCGGGGGACCCCGTCGCCGCCGCTCTCGTCGCCGGCCACCCACGACCGGTCACCGTCACCCTCGCCGAGCCCGCCCCCGGGCAGCTGGGCGTGCGGGCCGGGGCGCTGGTCGACCGCGCCTTCGCCGCCGACCCGGCGGGGGAGCCGATCATGGAGCGCGCCGACCTTCCCGTCCCCGGGTCGCACAACACCGTCAACGCCCTCGCCGCCGCGGCCCTCGCCCGCGCGGCCGGGGTGCCGCTGGAGGCCGTCGCGCGCGGGCTGGCCGGGTTCCGCGGCGGCGCCCACCGCAACGTCCTCGTCGCCACGGTCGACGGCGTGCACTACGTCGACGACAGCAAGGCGACCAACCCGCACGCCGCCGCGGCCTCGCTCGCCGCCTACCCGCGGGTCGTCTGGGTCGCCGGGGGCCTGCTCAAGGGCGCCGACGTCGATCCGCTCGTCGCCGCCGTCGCCCCCCGGCTGGCCGGGGTGGTGCTGCTCGGCCGGGACCGGGAGCTGATCGCCGCCTCGCTGGCGCGACACGCCCCGTCGGTCCCCGTGGTGGCGGTGCCCAGCGGCGACGATGACGGGATGGACGGGACCGGTGCGACGGGGGAGGCGACGATGGCCGCGGTCGTGGCCGCCGCCGCCCGGCTGGCCGCCCCGGGCGACACGGTGCTGCTGGCGCCCGCGGCGGCCTCGATGGACGTCTTCCGCGACTACGGGCACCGGGGCCGTGCCTTCGCCGACGCCGTCGCGGCGCTGGCCCGATGACCGCCACGACCGCCCGGCCGGGCCGCGCGGCCGGGACCGAGCGCCGATCCCCGGGCACGCGGCTCCGGCACCAGCGCGCGCCGCGGTTCCGCGGACCCGCCTGGACGGACGGCCCGATGACCAGCTGCCACCTGGTGCTCGGGGCCGCCGGGCTGCTGCTGCTGATCGGCCTGGTCATGGTCTTCTCCGCCTCCTCGATCGAGGCGGCGCTGGCCGACGAGCCGGCGTGGGCGCCCGGCGTGAAGCAGCTGGTGCTGGCCTGCATCGGGCTCGGCGCGATGGTCGTCGCCATGCGGCTGCCGGTGGGGCTGGTGCGCCGGTGGGCGCCGATCGGGCTGATCGTCGTCGTCGTCCTGCTGGTCCTCGTGCTGATCCCCGGCATCGGCCAGGAGCGCAACGGCGCCCGGCAGTGGATCTCCCTGGGCGTCACCGACTTCCAGCCCTCCGAGCTGGGCAAGCTGGTCTTCGCGCTGTGGGGCGCGCACGTCATCGCCCTGCGCGAGCGGTACCTCACGACGACGTCGCTGCTCGTGCCGGTGGTCCCGGTCTTCGCCCTCCTCTCGCTGCTGCTCATCCTCGAGCCCGACTTCGGTGGCGTGGTCAGCCTCGGCCTGGTACTCGTCGGCCTGCTCTGGGCCGGCGGGATGCCGCTGCGCTGGTTCGGCGCCTTCGCCGGGGTGGCCGCCGTCGCGATCGTGGTCATGGTGCAGGCGGCGCCGTACCGGATGGAGCGGATCACCGCGTTCCTCGATCCGTTCGCGGACCCGACCGACACCGGCTTCCAGGCGATCCGGGGCATGTACGCGCTGGCCACCGGGGGGCTGTGGGGCGTGGGCCTGGGCAACAGCGCGATGAAGTGGAACATCCTCCCGGAGGCCGAGTCCGACTACATCTTCGCGATCCTCGGCGAGGAGCTGGGCTTCCTCGGCTGCCTGGTCGTCGTCACGCTGTACGGGGTCCTCGCCTACGCCGGCTTCCGCATCGCCCGGCGCTCGGCCGACCGCTTCGTCCAGCTGGCCTGCGTCGCCATCACCGTGTGGCTCACCGGCCAGGCGACCATGAACATGGGCTACGTGGTCGGACTGCTGCCGGTGACCGGGGTGACGCTCCCGCTGATCTCGGCGGGCGGCACCTCGCTGATCCTGACCCTGTTCATCGTCGGCCTGCTCGCCCGGTTCGCCCGCTCGGAGCCGGCCGCCGTCGAGCACCTGCGCACGGCCGAGCGGAGCCGGCTGGCGCGGCTGCTCATGCCGGCCCCCAGCACGGCCGTCGACCAGGTGCGTCCCCGCCGATTCCCCGCGGACGCCGTTCCGGAGCGGCCGGTGGTGGGCACCCCACGCACCGTCTCGCACGCGCGGGGCGGCGCATCCCGCCGCTCCCCGGTACGCACGGAGGCCCCGTCGGGGGCCGGGGGCGCGATCCGGCCCCGGGGCGCGTCGGCGCGCACCCCGCCGGGGGCCCCGGCGCCGCGGCAGCGCCCCGTCGCCCCGCGCGGTCGCCCCGGCGGTGACCGGTGAGCGCCCTGCGGTCGGTCGTCCTCGCCGGTGGGGGCACCGGCGGGCACATCGAGCCGATGCTCTCCCTCGCCGACGCCCTCCGCCGGCGCGACGGCGACCTGCGCATCACCTGCCTGGGCACGGCGCGCGGCATGGAGACGCGGCTGGTGCCCGCCCGCGGCTACGACCTGCGGCTCATCCCGCCGGTCCCGCTGCCGCGCAAGCCCACGCCCGACCTGCTGCGCGTGCCCGGCCGGGTGCGCCGGTCGGTCGCCGAGACCCGCGCCCTGCTGGACGAGCTGGCCGCCGACGTGGTGGTCGGCTTCGGTGGCTACGTGGCGCTGCCGGCCTACCTCGCCGCCCGCCGCGCCTCCGTGCCGGTGGTGGTGCACGAGCAGAACGCCCTGCCGGGGCTGGCCAACCGCATCGGCGCCCGGCTGGCCGCCCGCGTCGCGGTCACCGTGCCCGGCACGCCGCTGCACCGCGGCGAGCACGTCGGCATGCCGCTGCGTCGGGCGATCTCCTCGCTGGACCGGGCCGCCCGGCGGGCCGAGGCGCGGGCGCAGTTCGGCCTGCACGCCGATCGCCCGACGCTGCTGGTGTTCGGCGGGTCGCAGGGTGCGGCGTCGCTCAACCGTGCCGCCGTCGCCGCGGCCGACGCCCTGACCGCCGCGGGGGTGCAGGTGCTGCACGCCCGGGGGCCCAAGAACACCGACGTGGTGGTCCCCGAGCCGCCGGCGGGCAGCGCGCCCTACGTCGTCGTGGACTACCTGGAGCGGATGGACCTCGCCTACGCCGCGGCGGACCTCGCGCTCTGCCGCTCCGGCGCGGTCACCGTCGCCGAGCTCTCCGCCGTGGGCCTGCCCGCAGCCTTCGTCCCGCTGCCGATCGGCAACGGCGAGCAGCGGCGCAACGCCCTGCCGGTGATCGAGGCCGGCGGTGGGCTGCTCGTCGAGGACGCCGACCTCGACCCGGCCTGGATCACCGGCACCCTGGTTCCGCTGCTGACCGACCCGGCGGCGCTGGCCGGCCTCGCCCGGCACGCGGCCGCCGCCGGCGTCCCCGACGCCGACGAGAAGCTGGCCGACATCGTCTGCGAGGTAGCAGCACAGTGAGCACCGAGCGATGAGCGCCGACGACGTGGCGGCCTGGACCGGCCCGGTGCCGTCCCTGCCGGAGCTGGGTGCGGTGCACTTCATCGGGATCGGCGGCGCCGGGATGAGCGGCATCGCACGGATCCTCCTCGCCCGGGGCGTCCGCGTCTCGGGCACCGACCGGCGGGACAGCCCGACGCTGCTGGCGCTGCGTGCCCTCGGCGCGCGGGTGGAGCTCGGCCACGACGGCGCGCACGTCGGCGACGCCGACACCGTGGTCGTGTCGACGGCGATCCGGGCGGACAACCCCGAGCTCGTCGCCGCCCGCGACCGCGGCCTGCGGGTGCTGCCCCGCGCGGTGGCCCTGGCCGCCGTCATGGCGGGGCGGCGCAGCGTCGCCGTCGCCGGCACGCACGGCAAGACCTCGACCACCTCGATGCTCACCGTCGCGGTGCAGGCCTGCGGCGTCGACGCGTCGTTCGCGATCGGCGGCAACCTCAACGAGTCCGGCAGCAACGCGCACGCGGGGGAGGGCGACGTCTTCGTCGCCGAGGCGGACGAGAGCGACCGCTCCTTCCTGCTGCTGTCGCCGTTCGCGGGGATCGTCACCAACGTCGAAGCCGACCACCTGGACAACTACGGCGACCTCGCGGCCGTGGAGCAGGCCTTCGACCGGTTCCTGCAGACCGTGCACCCCGAAGGGTTCGTCGTCCTCTGCGCCGACGACCCGGGGGCGGCCCGGCTGCGGACGGTGCCCGGACCGGCCCGCGTGCGCACCTACGGCACCGCCGCGGACGCCGACCTCCGGCTGGTCGACCTGGTCGTCGGCCGGGAGCACACCAGCTACACCGCGCTGCTGGACGGCGCGGAGCTCGGCCGGGTCGCGATCCAGCTGCCGGGTGAGCACATGGCGCGCAACAGCGCCGCGGCGCTGCTCGCCGGTCTGGAGCTCGGGCTGCCCGCCGGCGGCCTGATCGAGGGGCTCGCCCGCTTCGGCGGCGTGCACCGGCGCTTCGAGCTCAAGGGCGTCGCCGGGGGCGTGCGGGTCTACGACGACTACGCCCACCACCCGACCGAGGTCGAGGCCCAGCTCCGGGCCGCCCGCGCGGTGGCGGGGGAGGGCCGGCTCGTCGTCGCCTTCCAGCCGCACCTGTACAGCCGCACCCGGGAGTTCGCCGAGGGCTTCGGCGCCGCGCTCGGCCTGGCCGACGAGGTCGTCGTCATGGACGTCTACGGCGCCCGCGAGGACCCGGTTCCGGGGGTGACCGGCGCGATGGTCGCCGACGCCGTGCCGCTGCCGGCCGAGCAGGTGCTCTTCGAGCCGTCGTGGTCGGCGGCCGGCCCGGCGCTGGCCGCCCGCGCCCGTCCGGGCGACCTGGTCATGACGATGGGTGCCGGTGACGTCTCGATGGTCGGGCCCGAGGTGCTCGACGCCCTGCGCGCCACGGAGGGGCCGGCCGGGAAGGACGACGCGCCGGACGCCGGCCGGTGAACCGGACCGGCAGCACCACCCGCGACCGCACGCGGAGCGGACGCCGGACCGCCGATCGCCGCAGCGCCCGCGTCACCCCGCTGCCCGACCGGCGCGCGCCCCGGCGCCGCTCCCGGCAGCGGCGGTCGATCCAGCTGGCCGTGGGCGCGACCCTCGTGGCCGTGGTCGGCTGGCTGCTCTGGATGTCCCCGCTGCTGGCGGTCCGGACGGTCCAGGTGGACGGGACGACGACGCTCCCGGCCGACCGGGTGCGGGAGGCCGCGCAGGTGCCCGACGGCGTGCCGCTCCTGCGCGTCGACCTCGATGTGGTCGAGGATCGCGTCGCCCGGCTTCCGCAGGTCCGCGAGGTGCAGGCCGCGCGCGGCTGGCCCGACCGCATCGTGGTCACCGTTGCCGAGCGGGTGCCGGTGGCGGTGGTCGGTCAGCCGGGCCGGCGGTCGCTGGTGGACGCCGACGGCATCCTGTTCGACACCGTGACCGGGAACCCGCCTCCCGCTGTGGTGCCGCTCGTCGTGGACGACGCGCAGGCGGGCGACCCGGAGACGCTGGCCGGGATCGCGGCGATCCGCGCCCTCCCCACCGACCTCCGACGCGAGCTGGCCGAGGTCACCGTCCCCGGCGTCGAGGACATCGGCCTCACCTTGAGCGACGGCACCGTCGTGGTGTGGGGCGACGCCGCGGAGTCCGCCACCAAGGCGCAGGTCCTGGGCGCGCTGCTCGACCGGATCGCCGCCGGTGAGCTCGAGCCGGCCGCCGAGATCGACGTCAGCACCCCCGACGCGGTCGTCCTGCGCTAGGGCCGGGCCGCGCGCCCCGGGTCGAGCCGGGGCGGTGGCGGAGGGTGTCCGCTCGCCTGCGTACCGGCGGCGACCAGCAGATCGGCCGACACGCCGGAGGCTCCGACACGCCGGACACGCGAAATCCTCGCCGAAGTTTCTGGTCGCGCGCGCGGTCGGTCCCTGGATCACGGGATGAGACATCCACGGCGCGAGTCGTCACGCCCAGTGGGGCAGATGTGACCAGTGGGTCGCCGGGGTTCGGTGCGATCCGGGTCCACCGACACGCCGACCCGGGGAGGGTGCTTGTAGCGCCTCTCGGACCACACCTAACTTCATCCACGTCGACCGAGTTGACATAACTGTAAGGCTGAACTTGAGGATGAGGGTCCAGTTGGGGAGCGCCGCATGACACCTCCGCACAACTATCTAGCGGTCATCAAGGTCGTCGGCATCGGCGGCGGCGGGGTGAACGCGGTCAACCGCATGATCGAAGTCGGCCTCAAGGGGGTCGAGTTCATCGCGATCAACACCGATGCCCAGGCGCTGCTGATGAGCGACGCCGACGTCAAGCTCGACGTCGGCCGGGAGCTCACCCGCGGGCTCGGGGCCGGTGCGCAGCCCGACGTCGGCCGGCAGGCCGCCGAGGACCACCGCGAGGAGATCGAGGAGGTGCTCAAGGGCGCCGACATGGTCTTCGTGACCGCTGGTGAGGGTGGTGGCACCGGTACCGGTGGCGCGCCCGTCGTCGCCTCGATCGCCCGCAAGCTCGGCGCGCTGACCATCGGTGTGGTCACCCGCCCGTTCGCCTTCGAGGGCAAGCGGCGCGCGGTGCAGGCCGAGTCGGGCATCGAGGAGCTGCGCAACGAGTGCGACACGCTCATCGTCATCCCGAACGACCGGCTGCTGCAGCTGGGTGACCGGAACGTCAGCGTCATGGACGCCTTCCGCACCGCGGACCAGGTGCTGCTCTCCGGTGTCCAGGGCATCACCGACCTGATCACGACCCCCGGTCTGATCAACCTGGACTTCGCCGACGTCAAGTCGGTCATGTCCGGCGCCGGGTCGGCGCTGATGGGCATCGGCAGCGCGCGCGGTGACAACCGGGCGCTGCTGGCCGCCGAGCAGGCGATCGCCAGTCCGCTGCTGGAGGCCTCGATGGAGGGCGCCCACGGCGTGCTGCTGTCGATCTCGGGCGGGTCGGACCTCGGCCTGTTCGAGATCAACGAGGCAGCCTCGCTGGTCTCCGACGCCGCGCACGCCGACGCCAACATCATCTTCGGTGCGGTGATCGACGACGCCCTCGGCGACGAGGTGCGGGTGACGGTCATCGCGGCGGGGTTCGACGG is a genomic window of Blastococcus sp. HT6-30 containing:
- a CDS encoding UDP-N-acetylmuramoyl-L-alanyl-D-glutamate--2,6-diaminopimelate ligase; this encodes MTPTDPGTTPRPAGNHALPLAALADLIGMPEGEGTGVEVTGATLASTEVAPGFLYAALPGARTHGARFAADAAARGAVALLTDPTGRSQAVATGLPVCVVEDPRAVLGAVADRIYGEPSRRLAVVGITGTNGKTTTSYLVEAGLAAAGRSSGLIGTVQARTRGRAADGTPTTTALPSIRTTPEAPALHALLSGMADAGVSAVVMEVSSHALVQGRVGGVRFAAAGFTNLGRDHLDFHRDMEDYFRAKALLFDGRAAVEVVDVDDPYGRRLVARPGRPRPVTVASGEDARADWTASGVATAPGGGSTFTLHGPGGRSWPVRLRLPGRFNVANAVLAVALLDGIGIAVEDALAGLADTVVPGRMEPVDAGQPFVAVVDYAHTPDAVRTALTALRGATAGRLITVLGCGGDRDPGKRPEMGRAAAEGSDVLVVTDDNPRSEEPAAIRAAMLAGAAEVPADRRAEVLEVGDRRAALAAAVRLARAGDTLLVAGKGHETGQEIAGTVHPFDDRTALREVLSGGTS
- the murF gene encoding UDP-N-acetylmuramoyl-tripeptide--D-alanyl-D-alanine ligase, whose translation is MIELSLAEVAELTGGRLEGAADATVTGTVTLDSRAVAAGDLFVAVAGERADGHDFLGAAAAAGAVAALAARPDGALPCVVVDDPVAALGRLAAGVHERLAAAGVRTLGITGSSGKTSTKDLLGQVLAGAGPTVSPPGSYNNDIGLPLTVLSADRETRFLVLEMGARGPGHIARLCRVAGPQVGVVLNVGSAHLGEFGSAEVIAQAKGELVEALPADGTAVLNADDPRVLGMAPRTQARVLTTGRSADAAVRALDVALDDSARARFTLVAAGERHPVALRVVGEHQVANALSAAGAALAVGMAPADVATALSAAGPRSRWRMEVDRRADGVTVVNDAYNANPESMRAALAAMAGLPGKRRIAVLGGMAELGPDAAAEHERLGRDAAAAGVDLVVAVGADAVGIAEGAAAGGRRAREESVHVPDRGAALAWLTEVLRPGDVVLVKASRSYGLELLAADLLGGAGR
- the mraY gene encoding phospho-N-acetylmuramoyl-pentapeptide-transferase is translated as MRSVLIAAAVGLIVSILMTPLAIRAFRRQGLGQEIRDDGPESHLSKKGTPTMGGTVIVGATVLGYLVAHLAFVGESGWGFSATGLLLLFLMVGMGTVGFLDDYLKIRHRRSLGLNKTAKLVGQLVVGVTFAVLAINFPNGDDVTPASTVVSYVRDIAPLALGPIAFVILAYLFIAGFSNAVNLTDGLDGLAAGSSAMVFASYIFISFWQFTHDCANELIEGCYTVRDPLDVTLVAAAGMGACLGFLWWNTSPARIFMGDTGSLALGGLLSGLAIVTRTELLLVILGGLFVAVTLSVIIQVAFFRATRRRVFRMAPLHHHFELAGWTENTVIVRFWLVTGMAVAFGLGLFYADWLSFVGL
- the murD gene encoding UDP-N-acetylmuramoyl-L-alanine--D-glutamate ligase; translated protein: MSVEGFPVAGRTVLVAGLGVSGVAAARVLLDAGARVLLTDAARRPAVDELTGRGAGWLGAREVLPEDVDLVVTSPGWRPDAPLLVDAAARGVEVVGEPELAWRLRVAGPHGTRAPWLAVTGTNGKTTTVTMLEAILTAAGHRAVAAGNVGRPLVEVVTARGADGLPAHDAIAVELSSFQLHWSSSLAPAAAVVLNVADDHTDWHGSFAAYRDAKARILERAPVAVADAGDPVAAALVAGHPRPVTVTLAEPAPGQLGVRAGALVDRAFAADPAGEPIMERADLPVPGSHNTVNALAAAALARAAGVPLEAVARGLAGFRGGAHRNVLVATVDGVHYVDDSKATNPHAAAASLAAYPRVVWVAGGLLKGADVDPLVAAVAPRLAGVVLLGRDRELIAASLARHAPSVPVVAVPSGDDDGMDGTGATGEATMAAVVAAAARLAAPGDTVLLAPAAASMDVFRDYGHRGRAFADAVAALAR
- the ftsW gene encoding putative lipid II flippase FtsW, with the protein product MTSCHLVLGAAGLLLLIGLVMVFSASSIEAALADEPAWAPGVKQLVLACIGLGAMVVAMRLPVGLVRRWAPIGLIVVVVLLVLVLIPGIGQERNGARQWISLGVTDFQPSELGKLVFALWGAHVIALRERYLTTTSLLVPVVPVFALLSLLLILEPDFGGVVSLGLVLVGLLWAGGMPLRWFGAFAGVAAVAIVVMVQAAPYRMERITAFLDPFADPTDTGFQAIRGMYALATGGLWGVGLGNSAMKWNILPEAESDYIFAILGEELGFLGCLVVVTLYGVLAYAGFRIARRSADRFVQLACVAITVWLTGQATMNMGYVVGLLPVTGVTLPLISAGGTSLILTLFIVGLLARFARSEPAAVEHLRTAERSRLARLLMPAPSTAVDQVRPRRFPADAVPERPVVGTPRTVSHARGGASRRSPVRTEAPSGAGGAIRPRGASARTPPGAPAPRQRPVAPRGRPGGDR
- the murG gene encoding undecaprenyldiphospho-muramoylpentapeptide beta-N-acetylglucosaminyltransferase — its product is MSALRSVVLAGGGTGGHIEPMLSLADALRRRDGDLRITCLGTARGMETRLVPARGYDLRLIPPVPLPRKPTPDLLRVPGRVRRSVAETRALLDELAADVVVGFGGYVALPAYLAARRASVPVVVHEQNALPGLANRIGARLAARVAVTVPGTPLHRGEHVGMPLRRAISSLDRAARRAEARAQFGLHADRPTLLVFGGSQGAASLNRAAVAAADALTAAGVQVLHARGPKNTDVVVPEPPAGSAPYVVVDYLERMDLAYAAADLALCRSGAVTVAELSAVGLPAAFVPLPIGNGEQRRNALPVIEAGGGLLVEDADLDPAWITGTLVPLLTDPAALAGLARHAAAAGVPDADEKLADIVCEVAAQ
- the murC gene encoding UDP-N-acetylmuramate--L-alanine ligase, which codes for MSADDVAAWTGPVPSLPELGAVHFIGIGGAGMSGIARILLARGVRVSGTDRRDSPTLLALRALGARVELGHDGAHVGDADTVVVSTAIRADNPELVAARDRGLRVLPRAVALAAVMAGRRSVAVAGTHGKTSTTSMLTVAVQACGVDASFAIGGNLNESGSNAHAGEGDVFVAEADESDRSFLLLSPFAGIVTNVEADHLDNYGDLAAVEQAFDRFLQTVHPEGFVVLCADDPGAARLRTVPGPARVRTYGTAADADLRLVDLVVGREHTSYTALLDGAELGRVAIQLPGEHMARNSAAALLAGLELGLPAGGLIEGLARFGGVHRRFELKGVAGGVRVYDDYAHHPTEVEAQLRAARAVAGEGRLVVAFQPHLYSRTREFAEGFGAALGLADEVVVMDVYGAREDPVPGVTGAMVADAVPLPAEQVLFEPSWSAAGPALAARARPGDLVMTMGAGDVSMVGPEVLDALRATEGPAGKDDAPDAGR
- a CDS encoding FtsQ-type POTRA domain-containing protein, producing MNRTGSTTRDRTRSGRRTADRRSARVTPLPDRRAPRRRSRQRRSIQLAVGATLVAVVGWLLWMSPLLAVRTVQVDGTTTLPADRVREAAQVPDGVPLLRVDLDVVEDRVARLPQVREVQAARGWPDRIVVTVAERVPVAVVGQPGRRSLVDADGILFDTVTGNPPPAVVPLVVDDAQAGDPETLAGIAAIRALPTDLRRELAEVTVPGVEDIGLTLSDGTVVVWGDAAESATKAQVLGALLDRIAAGELEPAAEIDVSTPDAVVLR
- the ftsZ gene encoding cell division protein FtsZ — encoded protein: MTPPHNYLAVIKVVGIGGGGVNAVNRMIEVGLKGVEFIAINTDAQALLMSDADVKLDVGRELTRGLGAGAQPDVGRQAAEDHREEIEEVLKGADMVFVTAGEGGGTGTGGAPVVASIARKLGALTIGVVTRPFAFEGKRRAVQAESGIEELRNECDTLIVIPNDRLLQLGDRNVSVMDAFRTADQVLLSGVQGITDLITTPGLINLDFADVKSVMSGAGSALMGIGSARGDNRALLAAEQAIASPLLEASMEGAHGVLLSISGGSDLGLFEINEAASLVSDAAHADANIIFGAVIDDALGDEVRVTVIAAGFDGGRPSSRKETSAATSGPTSGPLSTGGASPFASQRRPVAAPPVAAAPPAAQPAPAAQPATGERLAQPAPAASAGRPAGGGGLTVPPLPPIPGPVANGRRPLSNEDFEEELDIPEFLKG